A single window of Mycolicibacterium madagascariense DNA harbors:
- a CDS encoding mechanosensitive ion channel family protein, translating into MELRQTWNALWGSSFGHWLLTKGLHIVLLIVATVVATRLIRQLAARISRRLAEGDDADATVRSESVKHRQAVASVISSVAIAVLYVVVSVDVLNEFGLPIGSLVAPAAVLGAALGFGAQRIVQDLLSGFFIITEKQYGFGDLVQLTIAANNDAVGTVEDVTLRVTKVRTSDGEMFTVPNGQIVKSLNLSKDWARAVVDIPVPVASDLNRVNEVLKGVSEKAMKDEMLPGILLDKPSLMGVESIGVDEVKLRMVARTLPGKQFDAGRRLRQLIVADLGRQGISSAATTSVDAA; encoded by the coding sequence ATGGAATTGCGGCAGACCTGGAATGCGCTCTGGGGTTCGTCGTTCGGACACTGGCTGCTCACCAAGGGTCTGCACATCGTGCTGCTGATCGTCGCCACCGTGGTGGCGACGCGGCTGATCCGTCAGCTCGCCGCGCGGATCAGCCGGCGGCTCGCCGAGGGTGACGACGCCGATGCCACGGTGCGATCGGAGAGCGTCAAGCACCGCCAGGCCGTCGCGTCGGTGATCTCGTCGGTGGCGATCGCCGTGCTCTACGTGGTGGTGTCGGTCGATGTGCTCAACGAATTCGGACTGCCCATCGGCTCGCTGGTGGCTCCGGCGGCGGTGCTCGGCGCCGCACTCGGCTTCGGCGCCCAGCGCATCGTGCAGGATCTGCTGAGCGGGTTCTTCATCATCACCGAGAAGCAATACGGCTTCGGCGACTTGGTGCAGCTCACGATCGCCGCCAACAACGACGCGGTGGGCACGGTCGAGGACGTCACGCTGCGGGTGACCAAGGTCAGGACGAGCGACGGTGAGATGTTCACCGTCCCCAACGGTCAGATCGTGAAGTCGCTGAACCTGTCGAAGGACTGGGCGCGCGCCGTCGTCGACATCCCGGTGCCCGTCGCCTCCGATCTCAACCGCGTCAACGAGGTGCTCAAGGGCGTGTCCGAGAAGGCGATGAAGGACGAGATGCTGCCCGGCATCCTGCTCGACAAGCCGTCGCTGATGGGCGTGGAGAGCATCGGCGTCGACGAGGTCAAGCTCAGGATGGTGGCGCGCACGTTGCCCGGCAAGCAGTTCGACGCCGGTCGGCGACTGCGCCAGTTGATCGTGGCCGACCTGGGCCGCCAGGGCATCTCCAGCGCCGCCACCACCTCGGTCGACGCGGCGTGA
- a CDS encoding SpoIIE family protein phosphatase, producing MGDDWFASYATALRSYLAEGGPEHLAAARDLGRSAAREGIGVADLVADHFRRVGDRQADAQPFLLETLAAVDAAAREPALRYEAQRARADHFENRDAFQTALVNSLQEGFFVVDRSGTIVEVNDAFGTITGYGAEGLPYAWPYPWLTDEDDARRRLSALFRLGSLQSETPIRHPDGHLSCAEVSINSVTAGGGQRNAFVGTIRDVTAARASAARESAVVRLATAVGIATSVAEVLDILLDELRSTIDLHGVTAVTWDRTGGASVVQVAGSPEVTSWRELDPFLRDRFDEARVWPPLSVRAIGTAGPAGPWLGMMAVLSGGAPTALWLQHGEPRYVSEDDRLLITALVGHLSLAVQHVRQFETAREASLTLQRTMMPTTKPPVGFAVRYEPAVSPLEIGGDWYDVLAIGDHRIGIIVGDCVGSGLASAAVMGQLRSSARVLLVNGTAPGRLLDELDSAAALIAGAFCTTVFVGIIDTRTGEMDYSSAGHVPALLAVPGVEPQMLTEATSVPLAVRKAGPRPQESVTLAPNSTLMLYTDGLVERREDVIDNGIRRAGEVLAETVEEPADVVADAVLDKLAPRGGFDDDVAIVVYRRPPAPLEIDVVATPDRLADIRDQLTRWLRATGIPDELAGDIVLVVNEACTNSIEHGYRDAEPGRLLVCAEAQGRGICIHVSDFGSWKRPAPNPRTRGRGVPLMRAVSGDVTFDGTVSGTSVTMTFDLG from the coding sequence ATGGGTGACGACTGGTTCGCCAGCTACGCCACGGCGCTGCGCAGCTACCTCGCCGAGGGCGGGCCGGAGCACCTCGCTGCGGCACGCGACCTGGGCCGCAGCGCGGCGCGCGAGGGCATCGGCGTGGCCGACCTGGTGGCCGATCACTTCCGGCGGGTCGGCGATCGCCAGGCGGATGCCCAGCCGTTCCTGCTGGAGACGCTGGCCGCGGTCGATGCCGCCGCGCGGGAACCGGCCCTGCGCTACGAGGCCCAGCGGGCCCGGGCGGACCACTTCGAGAACCGCGACGCCTTTCAGACGGCGCTGGTGAATTCGCTGCAGGAGGGCTTCTTCGTCGTCGACCGGTCGGGCACCATCGTCGAGGTCAACGATGCGTTCGGCACCATCACCGGCTACGGCGCCGAGGGGCTGCCCTATGCGTGGCCCTACCCGTGGCTGACCGACGAGGACGACGCCAGGCGGCGGCTGTCGGCCCTGTTCCGACTGGGGAGCCTGCAGTCCGAGACGCCCATCCGCCATCCCGACGGCCACCTCAGCTGTGCCGAGGTCAGCATCAACTCGGTGACGGCGGGTGGCGGCCAGCGCAACGCCTTCGTCGGCACGATCAGGGACGTGACCGCGGCGCGGGCATCAGCGGCCCGCGAGAGCGCCGTGGTCCGGTTGGCCACCGCAGTGGGCATCGCCACCAGCGTCGCCGAGGTGCTGGACATCCTGCTCGACGAACTGCGGAGCACGATCGACCTCCACGGCGTGACGGCGGTGACGTGGGACAGGACGGGTGGCGCGTCCGTCGTCCAGGTGGCGGGGTCACCCGAGGTGACGTCGTGGCGCGAGCTGGATCCGTTCCTGCGCGACAGGTTCGACGAGGCAAGGGTGTGGCCGCCGCTGTCGGTCAGGGCGATCGGCACGGCCGGGCCCGCGGGTCCGTGGCTCGGCATGATGGCGGTGCTGTCCGGTGGCGCGCCCACGGCGCTGTGGCTGCAGCACGGTGAGCCGCGGTACGTCAGCGAGGACGACCGGCTCCTCATCACCGCGCTCGTCGGACACCTCAGCCTGGCCGTGCAGCACGTCCGGCAGTTCGAGACCGCGCGGGAGGCGTCGCTGACCCTGCAGCGCACGATGATGCCCACGACGAAACCGCCCGTGGGATTCGCCGTCCGGTACGAGCCTGCGGTCTCGCCGCTGGAGATCGGCGGAGACTGGTACGACGTGCTGGCGATCGGCGACCATCGGATCGGCATCATCGTCGGCGATTGCGTCGGAAGCGGTTTGGCGTCCGCCGCGGTGATGGGACAGCTGCGGAGCTCGGCGCGCGTCCTGCTGGTCAACGGCACCGCGCCGGGTCGGCTCCTCGACGAGCTCGACTCGGCGGCAGCGCTGATCGCGGGGGCGTTCTGCACCACCGTGTTCGTCGGCATCATCGACACCCGGACGGGGGAGATGGACTACAGCAGTGCCGGGCACGTGCCCGCGCTGCTGGCCGTACCCGGCGTCGAGCCACAGATGCTGACCGAAGCCACCTCGGTGCCGCTCGCGGTGCGCAAGGCGGGGCCGCGTCCGCAGGAGTCGGTGACGCTGGCGCCCAACTCCACCCTCATGCTCTACACCGACGGCTTGGTCGAACGACGAGAAGACGTGATAGACAACGGCATTCGCCGAGCCGGCGAGGTGCTGGCCGAGACGGTCGAGGAACCGGCGGACGTCGTCGCGGACGCCGTCCTCGACAAGCTTGCGCCGCGGGGTGGTTTCGACGACGACGTCGCGATCGTGGTCTATCGCCGGCCGCCCGCTCCGCTGGAGATCGACGTCGTGGCGACGCCTGATCGCCTCGCCGACATCAGGGATCAGCTCACCAGGTGGCTGCGCGCCACCGGGATCCCCGACGAGCTGGCCGGGGACATCGTGCTCGTCGTCAACGAGGCGTGCACCAACAGCATCGAGCACGGCTACCGCGACGCGGAACCGGGACGGCTGCTGGTGTGCGCCGAGGCCCAGGGGCGCGGAATCTGCATCCACGTCTCGGATTTCGGGTCGTGGAAGCGACCCGCCCCCAACCCGCGGACCCGTGGGCGCGGTGTGCCGCTGATGCGTGCGGTCAGTGGGGACGTCACCTTCGACGGCACGGTGTCCGGGACGAGTGTGACGATGACGTTCGATCTGGGATGA
- a CDS encoding alpha/beta fold hydrolase — translation MDVVERNSVRVVGPETGPTLLLAHGFGCDQNLWRLVEARLQDEFRVVLFDHVGSGRSDPAAWNAERYSSMQSYAEDVLDVVTQLDLTDVVFVGHSVGAMMGVLAVAAEPDRFAKLVLLTPSPCYLDDDDYTGGFSRADVDELLESMESNYLGWSRIMAPVVMGTPDRPELEDELTDAFCRNDPAMARVFARTTFLSDNRDDLRRVAVPTLVLECAHDTLAPRAVGAYTRDHIPGARLVTIEATGHCPQLSAPDETAAAIAEFARTP, via the coding sequence GTGGACGTCGTCGAGCGAAACAGCGTGCGGGTCGTCGGCCCCGAGACGGGTCCGACGCTGTTGCTGGCGCACGGTTTCGGCTGCGATCAGAACCTCTGGCGCCTGGTCGAGGCGCGGCTGCAGGACGAATTCCGGGTGGTGCTGTTCGACCACGTCGGGTCCGGCCGGTCCGACCCGGCGGCGTGGAACGCCGAGCGGTATTCGTCGATGCAGTCCTACGCCGAGGACGTCCTCGACGTCGTCACCCAACTCGACCTGACCGACGTGGTCTTCGTCGGGCACTCCGTCGGCGCGATGATGGGGGTGCTGGCCGTGGCGGCGGAGCCCGACCGCTTCGCCAAGCTCGTCCTGCTGACGCCGTCGCCCTGCTACCTGGATGACGACGACTACACCGGCGGTTTCTCCCGGGCCGACGTCGACGAACTCCTCGAGTCGATGGAGAGCAACTACCTCGGTTGGTCGCGGATCATGGCGCCGGTGGTGATGGGCACCCCCGACCGGCCCGAACTCGAGGACGAACTGACCGACGCGTTCTGTCGCAACGACCCGGCCATGGCCCGGGTGTTCGCTCGCACGACGTTCCTCTCCGACAACCGCGACGACCTGAGGCGGGTTGCCGTGCCGACGCTGGTGCTCGAATGCGCCCACGACACCCTGGCTCCCCGGGCGGTGGGCGCCTACACCCGCGACCACATCCCCGGCGCCCGACTGGTCACCATCGAGGCGACCGGCCACTGCCCTCAACTCAGCGCGCCCGACGAAACCGCCGCGGCCATAGCCGAATTCGCACGGACGCCGTGA
- a CDS encoding acyl-CoA dehydrogenase family protein produces MTADLVRRWLDAGELDLPAPGSGRTGSRWWKLAALTENDVVAGRLAEAHADAVAILAELDGPPPGFGELWGVWAAEAPQALVTVTDTVTEDGAGSAVLDGTKAWCSGAGICTHALVTARREDNVRGLYAVDLRQPGVQPLADDWHNVGMHASDTRSVRFTEAVAIPVGRPGEYLTRPGFWHGAMGVAACWLGGARGVAAPLYRAVADEHEGAVRDVHAHAHLGAVDAALAAAEAMLVSAACYVDAEPHGKRTELIARRVRAVVEHAVDEAITRTGRALGPGPLVLDGKHAQRVADLTIYVRQSHAERDLAALGKAAAR; encoded by the coding sequence ATGACGGCCGACCTGGTGCGCCGCTGGCTCGACGCGGGCGAGCTCGACCTGCCCGCGCCCGGGTCCGGCCGCACGGGCTCGCGGTGGTGGAAGTTGGCCGCGCTCACCGAGAACGACGTCGTCGCAGGGCGGTTGGCGGAGGCGCACGCCGACGCCGTGGCCATCCTCGCCGAACTCGACGGTCCGCCGCCGGGCTTCGGGGAGCTGTGGGGCGTGTGGGCGGCCGAGGCGCCGCAGGCCTTGGTCACCGTCACTGACACGGTGACCGAGGACGGCGCCGGGTCGGCGGTGCTCGACGGGACGAAGGCCTGGTGTTCGGGTGCGGGGATCTGCACCCACGCCCTCGTCACGGCGCGCCGCGAGGACAACGTGCGCGGCCTGTACGCCGTCGACCTGCGTCAGCCGGGGGTGCAGCCACTGGCCGACGACTGGCACAACGTCGGCATGCACGCCTCCGACACCCGGTCGGTCCGGTTCACCGAGGCCGTCGCCATCCCCGTCGGCCGACCCGGCGAATACCTGACGCGGCCGGGGTTCTGGCACGGCGCGATGGGGGTCGCGGCGTGCTGGCTCGGGGGCGCCCGCGGCGTGGCGGCGCCGCTGTACCGTGCGGTGGCCGACGAGCACGAGGGCGCGGTGCGCGACGTCCACGCGCACGCCCACCTCGGAGCCGTCGACGCGGCGCTCGCCGCTGCGGAGGCGATGCTGGTGTCCGCGGCGTGCTACGTCGATGCCGAGCCCCATGGCAAACGCACCGAGCTCATCGCCCGCCGGGTGCGCGCCGTCGTCGAACACGCCGTGGACGAGGCCATCACCCGCACCGGCCGCGCACTCGGCCCCGGCCCCCTGGTGCTCGACGGCAAGCATGCCCAGCGCGTCGCCGACCTCACCATCTACGTCCGTCAGAGTCACGCCGAGCGGGATCTGGCCGCGCTCGGCAAGGCCGCAGCGCGGTGA
- a CDS encoding SpoIIE family protein phosphatase has product MTGGDVADLGDAFDDAPCGYLVTAPNGVIRAANATMASWLGRERATLIGTSFGQLLTTGGRIHYETHFAPMLLAAGGLTGISLDLVAADGRRIPVLVTANAKTGDDGKPVLIRIVATDAADRRSYERELLAERRRAEEERRRALALAETLQYSLLPPSLSPPRGLESAAHYHSPTAGEVGGDFYDLFPLTRDRYGFFLGDVCGKGVAAASLTSLTRYTLRAAAVSDEDPATVLHTLDSVLKQDAYAKRGWFCTVLFGVIGSRGEAFDVEVASGGHPPPLLLGADGTAAYVPIEGGQAVGLFAEPNFSMARFTLTAGDTLVLYSDGFTEARTGKGRKRFDDDGALLEFGAAQAPCGAADVVRAMRGLIDDLGAGVEDDAAVLALGVPGAPSAR; this is encoded by the coding sequence GTGACCGGCGGCGACGTAGCCGATCTGGGTGACGCCTTCGACGACGCGCCCTGCGGTTACCTCGTCACCGCCCCCAACGGGGTCATCAGAGCGGCCAACGCCACGATGGCGTCGTGGCTCGGGCGCGAGCGGGCGACGCTGATCGGCACGTCGTTCGGGCAGCTGCTGACCACGGGCGGCCGCATCCACTACGAAACCCATTTCGCCCCAATGCTTCTCGCCGCGGGCGGGCTCACCGGTATCTCGCTCGACCTGGTCGCCGCCGACGGGCGACGCATCCCGGTGCTGGTCACGGCGAACGCGAAGACTGGGGACGACGGAAAGCCCGTCCTGATCCGCATCGTCGCGACCGACGCCGCGGACCGCCGCTCCTACGAGCGGGAGCTCCTGGCCGAACGGCGACGTGCCGAGGAGGAGCGCAGGCGGGCGCTGGCGCTGGCCGAGACACTGCAGTATTCGCTTCTGCCGCCCTCGCTTTCGCCGCCGCGGGGTTTGGAGTCCGCCGCCCACTATCACAGCCCGACCGCCGGCGAGGTCGGCGGCGACTTCTACGACTTGTTCCCGCTGACGAGGGACAGGTACGGCTTCTTCCTCGGCGACGTGTGTGGCAAGGGCGTCGCCGCGGCCTCGCTGACGTCGCTGACCCGGTACACGTTGCGCGCGGCGGCCGTCAGCGACGAGGATCCCGCCACGGTGCTGCACACGCTCGACAGCGTGCTGAAGCAGGATGCGTACGCCAAGCGCGGTTGGTTCTGCACCGTGCTGTTCGGCGTCATCGGCAGCCGCGGCGAGGCCTTCGACGTCGAGGTCGCCAGCGGCGGGCATCCTCCGCCCCTGCTGCTCGGAGCCGACGGGACGGCGGCCTACGTGCCCATCGAAGGCGGACAGGCCGTCGGGCTGTTCGCGGAGCCCAACTTCTCGATGGCACGGTTCACGCTGACCGCGGGCGACACCCTGGTGCTCTACAGCGACGGCTTCACCGAGGCGCGAACGGGCAAGGGCCGCAAGCGCTTCGACGACGACGGGGCGCTGCTGGAGTTCGGCGCCGCCCAAGCCCCGTGCGGTGCTGCCGACGTCGTGCGCGCCATGCGCGGCCTCATCGACGACCTCGGCGCGGGCGTCGAGGACGACGCCGCCGTGCTCGCCCTCGGCGTACCGGGCGCCCCCTCAGCCCGATGA
- a CDS encoding HNH endonuclease signature motif containing protein has product MDGDGDREMLERYLAASDAVAGLSLESFGVTELLGALGELEVADRRRAALIHQILARLSREANPVALGGTSWKALLADRLKITAVDAQRRLDHARDLGPRVSLIGESQEPVLPLVAALVAQGAIGADHVVRIREFFAKVPAWVSVADREGCEASLALQAPGLTPEELKKVADKLLTYLDQDGPEPDDTDPAPPSGSLALGPQRADGMSVLSGELDPEARAVWEAIYAKLAAPGMCNREDPHPCVSGTPSREQIEGDHRSLGRRQLDAMVAVGRMVLQSGTLGQHNGLPVTVIISTTLQDLEAAAGLPRTPPPPATLFDEEVGGGPAAQPELDAEPEPAASDAGTAANPDPDPEPEPEPEPVADSQPEPAVTPQRDDAAATTPPAEPEPAVAASEGEPAAEQEPTAAPQNDTEPAEAELGSDANSTPAPSKPAPKPAPPQPAPSAPTPTPAPRPPTSRTAVTAGGTVLPMRDVIRMASHAYHYLTVFDRHTNEVLYCGRTKRIAPPAHRIVLYARDRGCTKPGCTVPAYGTQVHHVNGWAKNGGLTNVNEEVLACPPDNRLAEYGWTVTITPQGVQWIPPPELDTGQPRLNYYHHPERLLGRPGAGDPSSG; this is encoded by the coding sequence GTGGATGGGGACGGTGACCGTGAGATGCTCGAGCGTTATCTCGCGGCCTCTGACGCCGTGGCCGGCTTGAGCCTGGAGTCCTTCGGCGTCACCGAACTGCTGGGGGCGTTGGGGGAATTGGAGGTCGCCGATCGGCGCCGCGCGGCGTTGATCCACCAGATCCTGGCCCGGTTGTCCCGCGAGGCCAACCCCGTCGCCCTGGGCGGCACGTCGTGGAAGGCGCTGCTGGCGGATCGGCTGAAGATCACCGCTGTCGATGCGCAGCGCCGGCTGGATCACGCCCGTGATTTGGGGCCGCGGGTCTCGCTGATCGGTGAGTCTCAGGAGCCGGTGTTGCCGTTGGTGGCGGCGCTGGTCGCCCAGGGGGCGATCGGGGCCGATCACGTGGTCAGGATTCGGGAGTTCTTCGCCAAGGTGCCGGCCTGGGTGTCGGTGGCCGACCGGGAGGGGTGTGAGGCGTCGCTGGCGTTGCAGGCCCCCGGGTTGACGCCGGAGGAGTTGAAGAAGGTCGCCGACAAGTTGTTGACCTACCTCGATCAGGACGGCCCCGAACCCGACGACACCGATCCGGCGCCGCCGAGTGGGTCCCTGGCGTTGGGTCCGCAACGCGCTGATGGGATGAGTGTGCTCAGCGGGGAACTCGATCCCGAGGCCCGGGCGGTGTGGGAGGCGATCTACGCCAAGTTGGCCGCCCCGGGAATGTGCAACCGCGAAGACCCTCATCCGTGTGTGTCCGGTACCCCGAGCCGGGAGCAGATCGAGGGGGATCATCGGTCGCTGGGGCGGCGTCAGCTCGATGCGATGGTCGCCGTGGGGCGGATGGTGCTGCAATCCGGCACGTTGGGTCAGCACAACGGGTTGCCGGTGACGGTGATCATCAGCACCACCCTGCAGGATCTGGAGGCCGCCGCGGGCCTGCCCCGGACGCCGCCCCCGCCGGCGACACTGTTCGACGAGGAAGTGGGGGGCGGGCCTGCCGCTCAGCCCGAGCTGGACGCTGAACCCGAACCCGCCGCGTCGGACGCCGGGACCGCGGCCAACCCCGATCCTGATCCCGAGCCCGAGCCCGAGCCCGAGCCCGTCGCCGACTCACAGCCCGAGCCCGCGGTCACGCCGCAGCGCGACGACGCTGCCGCCACCACCCCACCTGCCGAGCCCGAGCCCGCGGTGGCCGCCTCGGAGGGTGAGCCCGCAGCCGAGCAAGAACCGACCGCCGCACCGCAGAACGACACAGAACCCGCCGAGGCCGAGCTCGGGTCAGACGCCAACAGCACCCCCGCACCGTCCAAGCCCGCCCCCAAGCCCGCGCCGCCCCAGCCCGCACCGTCCGCGCCAACCCCCACCCCCGCACCACGCCCACCCACCTCTAGGACTGCGGTCACCGCCGGGGGCACCGTGCTCCCCATGCGCGACGTCATCCGCATGGCATCCCACGCCTACCACTACCTGACGGTGTTCGATCGCCACACCAACGAAGTGCTCTACTGCGGGCGCACCAAACGCATCGCCCCACCGGCGCACCGCATCGTGCTCTACGCCCGCGACCGCGGCTGCACCAAACCCGGCTGCACCGTCCCGGCCTATGGCACCCAGGTCCATCACGTCAACGGGTGGGCGAAGAACGGCGGCCTAACCAACGTCAACGAAGAAGTCCTGGCCTGCCCACCCGACAACCGCCTCGCCGAGTACGGCTGGACGGTCACCATCACACCCCAAGGGGTGCAATGGATCCCACCCCCAGAACTCGACACCGGCCAACCCCGGCTCAACTACTACCACCACCCCGAACGCCTCCTCGGCAGACCCGGGGCGGGCGACCCGTCATCGGGCTGA
- a CDS encoding STAS domain-containing protein, whose protein sequence is MSTREGWPLSAADAISTSVDRRDGITVLLVDGVVDLATSPPLEELLAELIEEEPTALVVDLTDVSFLASVGLRILAETHERVGGTGKFAVVATGPVTARPIQLTKLDEFLALYPTLDDALTALRA, encoded by the coding sequence ATGAGCACGAGGGAGGGATGGCCGTTGTCAGCAGCCGATGCAATCTCGACGTCGGTGGACCGTCGGGACGGGATCACCGTGCTGTTGGTGGATGGAGTCGTGGATCTCGCGACGTCGCCACCACTGGAAGAACTCCTCGCCGAACTGATCGAGGAGGAGCCCACGGCGCTCGTCGTCGACCTCACGGACGTCTCGTTCCTCGCGTCGGTCGGCCTGCGCATCCTCGCCGAGACCCACGAAAGAGTCGGCGGCACGGGCAAGTTCGCGGTGGTGGCGACCGGACCCGTCACGGCGCGCCCCATCCAGCTCACCAAACTCGACGAGTTCCTGGCCCTATACCCCACGCTGGACGACGCGCTCACCGCCCTGCGTGCCTAG
- a CDS encoding hypervirulence associated TUDOR domain-containing protein produces MANDEFTKGDHVEWDSHGGKAVGRVEEKITEDTKAAGRTVRASKDDPQYRVVSDKSGNDAVHRPDSLRKHQD; encoded by the coding sequence ATGGCAAACGATGAATTCACGAAGGGCGACCACGTCGAGTGGGACAGCCACGGCGGTAAGGCTGTCGGACGGGTCGAGGAGAAGATCACCGAGGACACGAAGGCGGCAGGACGCACCGTGCGCGCGTCGAAGGACGACCCGCAGTACCGCGTGGTCAGCGACAAGAGTGGCAACGACGCCGTCCACCGCCCAGATTCGCTTCGCAAACACCAGGATTGA
- a CDS encoding type 1 glutamine amidotransferase domain-containing protein: MSDDVLQGKRVAILATNGVERRELEEPRAAVTEAGAQTELLSLESGSIDARNHDLEPAGEFAVDRVVADARVDEFDGLLIPGGTVNADKLRLDSAAVAFVREFVESGKPVAVICHAPWTLIEAGVASGRTLTSYPSLRTDLANAGATAVDEEVVVDGNIVSSRSPDDLPAFCAAVVEQFGKAG; the protein is encoded by the coding sequence ATGAGTGATGACGTCCTGCAGGGCAAGCGGGTGGCGATCCTCGCCACCAACGGCGTGGAACGACGGGAACTAGAGGAGCCGCGCGCCGCGGTGACCGAGGCGGGCGCGCAGACCGAGTTGCTCTCACTGGAGAGCGGCTCGATCGACGCCCGCAACCACGACCTGGAGCCGGCTGGCGAGTTCGCCGTCGATCGCGTCGTGGCCGATGCGCGGGTGGACGAATTCGACGGCCTCCTGATTCCCGGCGGCACCGTGAATGCCGACAAGCTTCGGTTGGACTCCGCGGCCGTCGCCTTCGTCCGCGAGTTCGTCGAGTCGGGCAAGCCGGTGGCCGTCATCTGTCACGCTCCGTGGACGCTCATCGAGGCCGGCGTCGCCAGCGGTCGGACGCTGACCTCCTATCCCAGCCTGCGTACGGACCTCGCCAACGCCGGAGCCACCGCGGTGGACGAGGAGGTCGTCGTCGACGGCAACATCGTCTCCAGCCGGTCCCCGGACGACCTGCCCGCGTTCTGCGCCGCCGTCGTCGAGCAGTTCGGAAAGGCCGGATAG
- a CDS encoding HAD family hydrolase, whose amino-acid sequence MTAPAVLFDIDGTLIDSNYLHVHAWQRAFDEEDFDVEAWRIHRLIGMDGSKLVETLVPDASDDAADRLKELNSRFYMELIGLLRPLPGALRLLDVVAEMGMQAVLATSAPEDELDALRKVLQRDDLVSAMTSSDDVGTAKPQPGIVEVALKRADVPAERAVFVGDAVWDVRAAKRAGVECIGVESGGIDRHLLLSEGAVAVYSNAQDLLDQLHDGPIGALAAKYVQR is encoded by the coding sequence ATGACTGCACCCGCTGTGTTGTTCGACATCGACGGCACCCTGATCGACTCCAATTACCTGCACGTCCATGCCTGGCAGCGGGCGTTCGACGAGGAGGACTTCGACGTCGAGGCGTGGCGTATTCACCGTCTGATCGGCATGGATGGGTCCAAACTCGTCGAAACCCTGGTGCCCGACGCTTCCGACGACGCGGCCGACCGGCTCAAGGAGCTCAACTCGCGGTTCTACATGGAGTTGATCGGGTTGCTCAGGCCACTGCCCGGCGCCCTACGCCTCCTCGACGTGGTTGCCGAGATGGGCATGCAGGCCGTGTTGGCGACGTCGGCGCCCGAGGACGAGCTCGACGCGCTGCGCAAGGTTCTGCAGCGCGACGACCTGGTGTCGGCGATGACGTCGTCCGACGACGTGGGCACGGCGAAGCCTCAGCCGGGCATCGTCGAGGTGGCCCTGAAGCGGGCCGACGTCCCCGCCGAGCGCGCGGTGTTCGTCGGCGATGCAGTGTGGGACGTGCGGGCGGCCAAGCGGGCCGGGGTGGAGTGCATCGGCGTGGAGAGCGGCGGCATCGACCGGCACCTGCTGCTGTCCGAGGGTGCCGTTGCGGTGTACTCCAACGCCCAGGACCTGCTCGACCAGCTGCACGACGGGCCGATCGGAGCGCTAGCCGCGAAGTACGTCCAGCGCTGA
- a CDS encoding glycosyltransferase has protein sequence MPVTFDRAVVVIPAHDEADKLPQCLKAIVTAAACLDIPVLTVVVLDACTDGSAALAGRFGADVHFVEVDAKNVGAARAAGFTYARRVLDDDDSRVWYATTDADSRVDPDWLVRQMAADVDMVLGVVRITNWQNLSAASVRRYLAAYRAKSERRGGGHGHVHGANMGFRADSYWAIGGFAALASREDVDLVRRFERDGRRIHRDPELSVETSARREGRAPKGFANYLRGVARRGDVA, from the coding sequence ATGCCGGTGACGTTCGACCGCGCGGTCGTGGTCATCCCCGCCCACGACGAAGCCGACAAGTTGCCGCAGTGCCTCAAGGCCATCGTCACCGCGGCAGCGTGCCTCGACATACCGGTGCTGACCGTCGTCGTGCTGGACGCCTGCACCGACGGGAGTGCCGCGCTCGCCGGACGATTCGGTGCCGACGTGCACTTCGTCGAGGTCGACGCCAAGAACGTCGGTGCCGCCCGCGCGGCGGGTTTCACGTACGCGCGACGCGTGCTCGACGACGACGACTCCCGCGTCTGGTACGCCACGACCGATGCCGACAGTCGGGTCGACCCCGACTGGCTGGTGCGCCAGATGGCGGCCGACGTCGACATGGTGCTCGGCGTCGTCCGCATCACCAACTGGCAGAACCTGTCGGCCGCATCGGTGCGGCGCTACCTGGCCGCGTACCGGGCGAAGTCGGAGCGGCGCGGCGGCGGACACGGTCACGTGCACGGCGCGAACATGGGGTTCCGGGCCGACTCCTATTGGGCCATCGGCGGATTCGCGGCCCTGGCCTCGCGCGAGGACGTCGATCTGGTGCGGCGCTTCGAGCGCGACGGTCGGCGCATCCACCGCGACCCCGAACTGTCGGTCGAGACCTCCGCCCGGCGCGAAGGACGGGCGCCGAAGGGTTTCGCCAACTACCTCAGGGGCGTGGCGCGGCGCGGGGACGTGGCATGA